The following coding sequences lie in one Cotesia glomerata isolate CgM1 linkage group LG5, MPM_Cglom_v2.3, whole genome shotgun sequence genomic window:
- the LOC123264970 gene encoding uncharacterized protein LOC123264970, whose protein sequence is MSNNKLLLVFFITFAYYSQCLCRTIRKRDTMSCDITEGINIEEYGYKAQDQKDLTDFLIDSRYCFRFKGDTWTADPYGVRKAARFYKPELMKKHNCSNFELCHFPEFPYDELTTNEKKLQKFIKILLGFK, encoded by the exons ATGTCGAACAATAAATTACTGTTAGTATTTTTCATCACTTTCGCATATTACTCACAAT gTTTGTGTCGCACTATCCGCAAGCGAGACACGATGAGCTGCGACATAACGGAAGGAATAAATATCGAAGAATACGGTTACAAAGCCCAGGATCAGAAGGACCTCACGGACTTTTTGATCGACTCTCGATACTGCTTCCGATTCAAGGGTGACACCTGGACGGCTGACCCCTATGGAGTTCGAAAGGCCGCTAGGTTTTACAAGCCCGAGTTGATGAAAAAACACAATTGCTCTAATTTTGAACTCTGCCACTTTCCCGAATTTCCCTACGATGAGTTGACGACAAACGAAAAGAAgctacaaaaatttataaaaattcttcttgGATTCAAATAA